A region of Chitinophaga horti DNA encodes the following proteins:
- the atpC gene encoding ATP synthase F1 subunit epsilon: protein MLLEILTPEKKLYSGEVYGIQLPGVDGSFEILDKHAPLIAALAKGKMKVLADKTRAEHYVIEGGFVEVLNNKATVLVEGVVAGAK, encoded by the coding sequence ATGTTATTAGAAATATTAACACCGGAAAAAAAGCTTTATTCAGGCGAAGTGTACGGTATTCAACTGCCCGGCGTGGACGGCTCTTTCGAGATCCTCGACAAACACGCGCCGCTGATCGCTGCGCTGGCTAAGGGCAAAATGAAGGTGTTGGCGGACAAAACCCGCGCAGAACATTACGTTATTGAAGGCGGTTTTGTGGAAGTACTGAACAACAAAGCTACCGTACTGGTAGAAGGTGTTGTGGCAGGCGCCAAATAA
- a CDS encoding ABC transporter permease — translation MLTILGTRNLNNLGIALDSLAANRLRSFLTALGIIFGVGAVIAMLAIGKGAKEEILNQMKLVGVNNIVIKPKEEGGKDGNAAAGGQQSENSDAKDQQPQEQKKRRFSRGLTLQDAQNIRNILPSVEAISPEMLLDQDIIYRGKSGKLKMAGVEPAFFSINNIGLSSGAMFNPGQEEQGEAVCIIGSGVKRRFFLTEDPIGKSIKCGTQWLKVVGVTEEKYISDATKSNLGIRDYNMDIYIPIRTMLIRYKNPAVQNTGLPEGVYYSEEALAELSANAKTQHQLDQLVVKVKEGEHLGQTANVINRMLKRRHSDVTDFEMTIPEELLKQQQKTKDVFNIVLSAIAGISLLVGGIGIMNIMLASVLERTKEIGIRMALGAQKKDIVMQFLFEAVLISLCGGIIGIVLGVLGAYLVDKIADIRTLISGVSIFISFVLASSVGLVFGISPARKASNQNPIECLRHT, via the coding sequence ATGTTAACAATTTTGGGTACCCGTAATCTTAATAACCTGGGCATTGCGCTCGACTCGCTGGCCGCTAACCGGCTACGATCGTTCCTCACCGCCCTGGGCATCATTTTCGGCGTGGGGGCGGTTATTGCCATGCTGGCCATCGGTAAGGGCGCCAAGGAAGAAATCCTGAACCAGATGAAGCTCGTAGGCGTGAACAACATCGTTATCAAACCGAAAGAAGAAGGCGGTAAGGATGGAAATGCCGCAGCAGGCGGGCAACAGTCCGAAAACAGCGATGCAAAAGACCAGCAACCGCAGGAACAGAAAAAGCGACGTTTCAGCCGCGGACTCACCCTGCAGGACGCACAGAACATCCGCAACATATTACCGTCCGTTGAAGCGATCAGCCCTGAAATGCTGCTCGACCAGGACATTATTTATCGTGGTAAAAGCGGCAAACTTAAGATGGCCGGCGTAGAACCCGCCTTCTTCAGCATCAACAATATCGGCCTTTCCTCCGGCGCAATGTTTAACCCCGGACAAGAGGAGCAGGGTGAAGCCGTATGCATCATCGGCAGTGGCGTAAAACGCAGGTTCTTCCTCACTGAAGATCCTATCGGTAAAAGCATCAAGTGTGGTACGCAATGGCTGAAGGTCGTAGGCGTGACAGAAGAAAAGTACATCAGCGACGCTACGAAATCAAACCTCGGCATACGCGATTACAACATGGATATTTACATTCCCATTCGCACGATGTTGATCCGTTACAAGAACCCCGCGGTGCAAAACACTGGCCTGCCCGAAGGCGTGTACTATAGCGAGGAAGCACTTGCCGAATTGTCTGCCAACGCCAAAACGCAGCACCAGCTTGACCAGCTCGTCGTAAAAGTAAAAGAAGGCGAACACCTGGGTCAAACAGCCAACGTCATCAACCGTATGTTGAAGCGCCGGCATAGCGACGTTACAGATTTCGAAATGACCATCCCGGAAGAGCTGTTAAAACAGCAACAGAAAACGAAGGATGTGTTCAATATCGTATTGAGTGCAATTGCCGGTATATCACTGCTGGTAGGCGGTATCGGGATCATGAACATTATGCTGGCGTCTGTACTGGAGCGTACCAAGGAAATAGGAATACGTATGGCGCTGGGTGCGCAGAAGAAAGATATTGTGATGCAGTTCCTGTTCGAAGCAGTGCTGATAAGCCTTTGCGGCGGCATCATCGGCATCGTTCTCGGCGTATTGGGAGCTTACCTGGTGGATAAGATCGCCGACATCCGCACCCTCATATCCGGCGTAAGCATCTTCATTTCCTTTGTGCTGGCTTCTTCCGTAGGATTGGTGTTCGGTATCTCTCCTGCACGTAAGGCATCTAATCAGAACCCTATCGAATGTTTAAGACACACCTGA
- a CDS encoding GNAT family N-acetyltransferase produces MLSLHPSTAAAADVQLLFESSFPLAERRDWEPQLQFLDEGRLKLSLLQKDGTFIGFLFYWPLDGFTYIEHFAILESARGAGIGSEVMALFCDTFHAIVLEVELPDTKDAERRLRFYERAGFQAFPYPYHQPPYRQGERPIDMLLLYKNMGDGHEVFRRVRSELHTRVYICRPYES; encoded by the coding sequence ATGTTGTCTTTACACCCCTCCACCGCCGCTGCTGCCGATGTGCAGTTGTTATTCGAATCGTCCTTTCCCCTGGCCGAGCGCCGTGATTGGGAGCCGCAGCTGCAATTCCTGGACGAAGGCCGTCTGAAGCTGTCGCTGCTGCAAAAAGACGGTACATTCATCGGCTTTCTGTTCTACTGGCCGCTCGACGGGTTCACGTACATCGAACATTTTGCCATCCTGGAGTCTGCCCGCGGTGCCGGCATCGGTTCCGAGGTGATGGCCCTGTTCTGCGACACCTTTCACGCAATCGTGCTCGAAGTGGAACTGCCCGACACCAAAGACGCCGAGCGCCGCCTCCGTTTCTACGAGCGTGCGGGCTTCCAGGCGTTTCCGTATCCCTACCACCAACCGCCTTACCGCCAGGGCGAGCGGCCTATCGACATGCTGCTGCTGTATAAAAACATGGGTGACGGCCACGAGGTGTTCCGCCGTGTCCGTTCCGAGCTGCATACCCGTGTGTACATTTGCCGGCCTTATGAGTCGTAG
- a CDS encoding FN3 domain-containing metallophosphoesterase family protein — translation MKNKSLHRRDFLGNLSKAGLLGAVGLGIAPAALKAGGLPEDAPLVAAGHTFATKPYLQCPTPTSMTIMWITAKPCYSWVEYGENGQLDQKAHHLTDGMVEAYERLNKIALEGLKPGTTYSYRVKSKEITEFLPYKLTYGDTIESEVYTFTTQALSPKEVSWLVLNDIHDRPASFGALLALNKGEKADYLFLNGDMFDYQTDEQQVIDHMLTPLGEHFSTSAPFIFVRGNHETRGKYRMHLHEHFDNPEHRNYFQYTWGPVHFTVLDTGEDKTDDTPVYAGIVDFDRYRSQQAEWLKRVVQSTAFKQAKFRVVMMHIPHYHSGDWHGPMDCRAKFGPIFEQAKIDLLISGHTHKYGVHEKQADHSYPIVIGGGPKEGNRTLIKVKATQTELHLRMWKDDGTEVGKLQLKTKR, via the coding sequence ATGAAGAACAAATCACTACACCGCCGCGACTTCTTAGGTAACCTTTCCAAAGCCGGACTGCTGGGTGCCGTGGGGTTAGGCATCGCCCCGGCCGCATTGAAGGCTGGCGGGCTGCCGGAAGATGCGCCCCTGGTGGCTGCCGGCCACACGTTCGCCACCAAACCTTACCTGCAGTGCCCCACCCCTACTTCGATGACCATTATGTGGATTACCGCCAAACCTTGCTACAGCTGGGTGGAATATGGGGAGAACGGGCAGCTGGACCAAAAGGCGCACCATCTCACAGACGGTATGGTGGAGGCTTACGAGCGGCTGAATAAGATCGCGCTGGAAGGACTGAAACCTGGTACGACGTATAGCTACCGCGTCAAGTCAAAAGAAATTACGGAGTTCCTGCCTTATAAACTCACCTACGGCGATACGATCGAAAGCGAGGTGTATACTTTTACCACCCAGGCCCTATCACCCAAAGAAGTAAGCTGGCTGGTGCTGAACGACATACATGACCGGCCGGCATCTTTCGGGGCGCTGCTGGCTTTAAACAAAGGCGAAAAAGCCGATTACCTGTTCCTGAACGGTGACATGTTCGACTACCAGACCGACGAGCAGCAGGTCATTGATCACATGCTGACGCCGCTGGGCGAGCATTTCAGCACCTCGGCACCTTTCATTTTCGTGAGAGGTAATCACGAAACCCGTGGTAAATACCGTATGCACCTGCACGAGCACTTCGACAATCCCGAGCACCGCAACTACTTCCAATACACCTGGGGACCAGTACACTTCACCGTACTGGACACCGGCGAAGACAAAACAGACGATACGCCCGTTTATGCAGGCATCGTGGATTTCGACCGCTACCGCAGCCAGCAGGCCGAATGGCTGAAGCGAGTGGTGCAATCAACCGCCTTTAAGCAAGCGAAGTTCCGCGTAGTGATGATGCACATCCCCCACTACCACTCCGGCGACTGGCATGGCCCGATGGACTGCCGCGCGAAGTTCGGCCCCATCTTCGAGCAAGCGAAGATCGACTTGCTCATCAGCGGTCATACCCATAAATACGGCGTACACGAAAAGCAAGCCGACCATAGCTATCCCATCGTGATTGGCGGCGGTCCTAAAGAAGGCAATCGCACGCTGATCAAAGTGAAAGCGACGCAAACGGAGCTTCATCTGCGCATGTGGAAGGACGATGGTACAGAGGTGGGCAAACTGCAATTGAAAACGAAGCGATAG
- a CDS encoding DUF4920 domain-containing protein encodes MRKTLCFLVAGMLSTAAVFAQDKIASAKPGQTYGQPTNASNAIKMTDLQAKLKTDTVYNGKVEGTVVEVCKKKGCFMKLTRPNGDPVMVRFKDYGFFMPQDIVGKTVVVNGVAQVKETSVERLQHYAEDAGKSKEEIAKITQPKTDITFMADGVYVVK; translated from the coding sequence ATGAGAAAAACATTATGCTTCCTGGTAGCCGGTATGCTCAGCACCGCTGCTGTTTTTGCCCAGGACAAGATCGCATCCGCAAAACCAGGTCAAACCTATGGCCAACCTACGAATGCCAGCAATGCTATTAAAATGACCGATCTGCAAGCCAAACTGAAAACCGACACCGTTTATAACGGTAAAGTTGAAGGCACCGTAGTGGAAGTTTGTAAAAAGAAAGGCTGCTTCATGAAACTGACCCGCCCGAACGGCGACCCGGTAATGGTGCGCTTTAAAGACTATGGCTTCTTTATGCCGCAGGATATAGTTGGTAAAACCGTGGTGGTAAACGGTGTAGCGCAGGTAAAAGAAACTTCGGTTGAACGCCTGCAACACTACGCAGAAGATGCCGGTAAAAGCAAAGAAGAAATTGCAAAGATCACACAACCTAAAACCGACATCACCTTTATGGCTGACGGGGTTTACGTGGTGAAATGA
- a CDS encoding TolC family protein: MKLITTCFTALLFTLSARSQQLTLPNVIMQAQKSSPSYYRARSNAMNSLYTFRYYVANRRPQLRLTADNTSSFLGNISSIRQPDGSYAFNKSYFSYTSAGMSLDQIVPFTGGTFSLETNLQRNDLFRPDTVSFLSTPFSIRYSQPMILYNPYKWDKKISPLLYEESTRRYVEDLERAALEATGYFFDALTARQNELILQANVANTDTLYKISKGRYELGKIAENELLQIELNLLNAQTALEQAQLSKQMAYRELTRFLNMPKDADIDVIAPADVPQFVVVMERAVSEANTNRQAVLEFRRRRIQAERDVAEARGSNGYQFNMQASLGQSQDGATIKDAYAGRALQQNQLLSVGVSIPIVDWGKSRYRVKQAKANAELVEIDVQQQERSFEQEVFLQTQQFNIQKKQLASAAKADTIAAQRYEITKQRYLIGKISITDLNLAQQEKNQASQGYVTALRSFWNAYYTVRVLTLYDFERNERISYEFVE; encoded by the coding sequence ATGAAATTGATAACCACTTGTTTTACGGCGTTGCTGTTCACCCTCTCCGCCCGTTCGCAACAACTTACGCTGCCTAATGTGATCATGCAGGCGCAAAAAAGTTCACCGTCCTATTACAGGGCGCGCAGTAATGCGATGAACAGCCTGTACACCTTTCGGTATTACGTGGCGAACAGGCGGCCGCAGCTGCGACTGACGGCTGATAATACGAGCAGCTTTCTCGGTAATATATCCAGCATACGCCAGCCTGATGGTAGTTATGCTTTTAATAAAAGTTATTTCTCTTACACCAGCGCAGGTATGTCGCTGGACCAGATCGTACCATTTACCGGCGGTACTTTTTCATTGGAAACGAATCTGCAAAGGAATGATTTGTTCAGGCCCGATACGGTGAGTTTCCTTTCTACCCCCTTCTCCATCCGCTATTCACAACCGATGATCCTCTACAATCCTTATAAATGGGATAAGAAGATCAGTCCATTGCTGTACGAAGAGAGTACCCGCCGGTATGTGGAAGATCTGGAACGCGCCGCCCTCGAAGCGACCGGCTATTTCTTCGACGCCCTCACCGCGAGGCAGAACGAGCTGATATTACAGGCCAACGTGGCTAACACCGACACGCTGTACAAAATTTCGAAAGGCCGTTACGAACTGGGTAAGATCGCAGAGAACGAATTGCTACAGATCGAATTGAACCTGCTGAATGCACAAACCGCCCTGGAACAGGCGCAGCTCAGCAAACAAATGGCTTATAGAGAACTTACACGTTTCCTGAATATGCCGAAGGATGCAGACATTGATGTGATTGCCCCTGCCGACGTGCCGCAATTTGTGGTGGTGATGGAGCGTGCCGTGAGTGAGGCCAATACGAATCGCCAAGCCGTACTGGAGTTTCGCCGCCGCCGCATACAGGCCGAACGCGACGTGGCAGAAGCCCGCGGCAGCAACGGTTACCAGTTTAACATGCAGGCCAGCCTGGGCCAGAGCCAGGACGGTGCTACGATCAAAGACGCCTATGCCGGCCGCGCCCTGCAACAAAACCAGTTGCTAAGCGTAGGTGTTTCCATTCCCATTGTGGACTGGGGCAAGTCACGTTACCGCGTAAAGCAGGCTAAAGCTAATGCCGAACTGGTGGAGATCGACGTACAGCAGCAGGAGCGTAGTTTTGAACAGGAAGTATTTCTTCAAACGCAACAGTTCAACATCCAGAAAAAACAACTCGCCAGCGCCGCCAAGGCCGATACTATTGCCGCGCAACGTTACGAGATTACGAAGCAACGTTACCTGATCGGCAAAATATCCATCACGGATCTAAACCTCGCCCAACAGGAAAAGAACCAGGCCAGCCAGGGTTATGTGACCGCGCTGCGCTCCTTCTGGAATGCGTATTATACGGTGCGGGTGCTTACGCTGTATGACTTTGAGCGAAATGAGCGGATAAGTTATGAGTTTGTGGAGTAA
- a CDS encoding efflux RND transporter periplasmic adaptor subunit, whose amino-acid sequence MVWGNKTVAEGLSVKVARSNFRDVVISPGELMAENTEYINGPSDLQSNQIYEDIKIQDMVPEGTFVKAGDRIASLDPTLVNKKIQEWQAELDRAAATVAQTALDTALSMREARDGITNLKFQMEQKRLALQLSKYEPPATIRQAEIDLEKAERDLKQMEENNQLKQRQAASKMQQANAVVNRFQMQINDLNDLRGRFEIKAPKNGLLVYINDFSGKKKTGSSVRPWDPRLAMLPDLSSMLSKTYINEVDVSKIKKDQKVGISLDAFPEVKLDGIVKSVANIGENRPGSNAKVFEVMIRLNKVDSILKPGMTTANTILINEVPNKLLIPLEAVFSEKDGAKDVSFVYQKRGGAIEKREVKLGRSNDESVIVDKGVAEGDELLLTEPASAKDQKVKRL is encoded by the coding sequence GTGGTTTGGGGAAATAAAACGGTGGCCGAAGGCCTGAGCGTTAAAGTAGCCAGGTCCAATTTCAGGGACGTTGTCATTAGCCCCGGAGAACTGATGGCCGAAAACACAGAGTATATCAACGGCCCCTCCGATCTTCAGTCGAACCAGATTTATGAAGATATTAAAATCCAGGACATGGTACCGGAAGGTACTTTCGTAAAGGCTGGCGACCGCATCGCCTCGCTGGACCCTACCCTGGTGAACAAAAAGATACAGGAATGGCAGGCCGAGCTGGATCGCGCCGCCGCCACAGTAGCGCAGACGGCACTGGATACGGCGCTTTCCATGCGTGAAGCCCGTGATGGAATTACGAATCTTAAATTCCAGATGGAGCAGAAACGGCTCGCGCTGCAACTGAGTAAGTACGAGCCGCCCGCCACCATCCGCCAGGCCGAGATCGACCTGGAGAAAGCGGAGCGCGACCTCAAACAGATGGAAGAAAACAACCAGCTGAAACAACGGCAGGCGGCTTCCAAAATGCAACAGGCAAATGCGGTGGTAAATCGGTTCCAGATGCAAATCAATGACCTCAACGACCTGCGTGGCCGTTTTGAGATTAAAGCACCGAAGAACGGACTGCTCGTATACATCAACGACTTCAGCGGTAAAAAGAAAACAGGCTCCAGCGTTCGTCCCTGGGACCCACGCCTGGCTATGTTGCCCGACCTCTCCAGCATGCTGTCAAAAACTTACATCAACGAAGTGGATGTGAGCAAGATCAAAAAAGATCAGAAGGTAGGCATCAGCCTCGATGCATTTCCCGAAGTAAAACTGGACGGCATTGTAAAGTCAGTGGCCAACATAGGTGAAAACCGCCCTGGTTCGAATGCGAAAGTGTTCGAGGTGATGATCCGCCTCAATAAGGTGGACTCGATCCTGAAGCCAGGTATGACTACCGCCAACACGATCCTGATCAACGAAGTGCCAAACAAGCTGCTCATCCCACTGGAAGCTGTGTTCTCGGAAAAAGACGGGGCTAAAGATGTGAGCTTCGTATACCAGAAGCGTGGCGGTGCGATCGAGAAACGCGAAGTAAAACTCGGCCGCTCGAATGATGAATCGGTGATCGTAGACAAAGGTGTAGCAGAGGGCGATGAGTTGTTGCTCACAGAGCCCGCATCTGCCAAAGACCAAAAGGTGAAACGCCTGTAA
- a CDS encoding DNA polymerase III subunit gamma/tau, with protein MENFIVSARKYRPQNFSTVVGQAHITTTLKNAIRNSQLAHAFLFCGPRGVGKTTCARILAKTINCETPLADGEACNSCQSCQSFNDGASFNIHELDAASNNSVDDIRTLVEQVRFAPQAGKYKIYIIDEVHMLSSSAFNAFLKTLEEPPSYAIFILATTEKHKILPTILSRCQIFDFKRITIQDTVDHLKEIVEKEHISAEGDALHLIAQKTDGCMRDSLSTLDKIVSFTAGQLTYQNTLEHLNILDYDYFFKVMDCVMQQDVAGALLIFDEILQKGFEGDNFLGGWAEFLRNLLVCKDEKVLHLMEVSANLKDRYKQLSAKVSPQYLITALHLLNETEINYRMARNKRLHVEMALIKLCYLQQAVTLVSNDQNGEVLKKT; from the coding sequence ATGGAAAATTTCATCGTATCAGCAAGGAAGTATCGCCCTCAGAATTTCTCAACAGTAGTGGGCCAGGCCCACATTACCACGACATTAAAGAATGCCATCCGCAACAGTCAGCTGGCGCATGCGTTCTTGTTCTGCGGTCCGCGGGGCGTGGGTAAAACCACCTGTGCGCGTATCCTGGCCAAAACGATCAACTGCGAAACGCCCCTGGCCGACGGCGAAGCCTGTAACAGCTGCCAGAGCTGCCAGTCCTTCAACGACGGCGCTTCCTTCAACATTCACGAGCTGGATGCCGCTTCCAATAACTCGGTAGACGATATCCGTACGCTGGTGGAACAAGTACGCTTTGCGCCACAGGCAGGCAAATACAAGATCTATATCATCGATGAGGTGCACATGCTCAGTTCCTCGGCCTTTAACGCCTTCCTGAAAACGCTGGAGGAACCGCCCTCCTACGCGATCTTCATCCTGGCCACCACCGAGAAACATAAGATCCTGCCCACTATCCTCAGCCGATGCCAGATATTCGACTTCAAACGTATCACCATACAGGACACGGTCGACCACCTGAAAGAGATAGTTGAGAAAGAACACATCTCCGCAGAAGGCGACGCCCTGCACCTGATCGCGCAAAAAACCGATGGTTGTATGCGCGACTCGCTCAGCACACTGGACAAGATAGTAAGTTTCACTGCGGGCCAACTGACATACCAAAATACCCTCGAGCACCTGAACATCCTCGACTATGACTATTTCTTCAAAGTGATGGACTGTGTGATGCAACAGGATGTAGCCGGCGCGCTGCTCATCTTCGACGAGATATTACAGAAAGGCTTCGAAGGCGACAACTTCCTGGGCGGCTGGGCAGAGTTCCTGCGCAACCTGCTGGTGTGTAAAGACGAAAAAGTGTTACACCTGATGGAAGTATCCGCTAACCTGAAAGACCGTTACAAGCAGCTGTCTGCCAAAGTGAGCCCTCAATACCTGATAACGGCCCTTCATTTGCTGAATGAGACCGAGATCAACTACCGTATGGCGCGCAACAAACGCCTGCACGTGGAAATGGCGCTCATCAAACTTTGTTACCTGCAACAAGCAGTAACCCTGGTGAGCAACGACCAGAACGGTGAGGTGTTAAAAAAAACTTAA
- the atpD gene encoding F0F1 ATP synthase subunit beta, with the protein MPNAGKIKQIIGPVVDVHFEGKLPEIYNALEITRDNGQKLVLEVQQHLGEDSVRTVAMDSTDGLVRGMAVVDKGAPIKMPVGEQIKGRLFNVVGEAIDGLGDIDSSNGYPIHRQPPRFEDLATDTEVLFTGIKVIDLIEPYAKGGKIGLFGGAGVGKTVLIQELINNIAKGYEGLSVFAGVGERTREGNDLMREMIEAGIVKYGEKFKHSMEEGGWDLSAVDKKELEQSQATFIFGQMNEPPGARARVALSGLTIAEYFRDGDGTAGGGKDILFFVDNIFRFTQAGSEVSALLGRMPSAVGYQPTLATEMGLMQERITSTKNGSITSVQAVYVPADDLTDPAPATTFSHLDATTVLSRKIADLGIYPAVDPLDSTSRILSPSIIGEAHYNCAQRVKMILQRYKELQDIIAILGMDELSEEDKQTVSRARKVQRFLSQPFHVAEQFTGLKGVLVPIEDTIKGFNMIMDGEVDEWPEAAFNLVGTIEDAIEKGKKLLESAK; encoded by the coding sequence ATGCCTAACGCAGGTAAGATCAAACAAATCATCGGTCCCGTAGTGGACGTGCATTTTGAAGGAAAATTGCCGGAAATCTACAACGCCCTGGAAATTACCCGTGATAACGGTCAGAAATTAGTCCTGGAAGTGCAGCAGCACCTCGGAGAGGACAGCGTTCGTACCGTAGCCATGGATTCCACAGACGGTCTCGTACGTGGTATGGCGGTAGTGGACAAAGGTGCTCCCATCAAAATGCCTGTTGGCGAACAGATCAAAGGTCGTTTGTTCAATGTGGTAGGTGAAGCGATCGACGGTCTGGGTGATATCGATAGCAGCAATGGTTATCCTATTCACCGTCAGCCACCTCGTTTCGAGGATCTCGCAACCGATACTGAAGTACTGTTCACTGGTATTAAAGTAATCGACCTGATCGAGCCATACGCAAAAGGTGGTAAAATCGGTCTGTTCGGTGGTGCGGGTGTAGGTAAAACCGTATTGATCCAGGAGCTGATCAACAACATCGCAAAAGGTTACGAAGGCTTGTCCGTATTCGCCGGTGTAGGTGAGCGTACGCGTGAGGGTAACGATCTGATGCGTGAAATGATCGAAGCTGGTATCGTTAAATACGGCGAAAAATTCAAACATTCAATGGAAGAAGGCGGATGGGACCTGTCTGCTGTAGATAAAAAAGAGCTGGAGCAATCACAGGCTACCTTTATCTTCGGTCAGATGAACGAACCTCCTGGCGCACGTGCACGTGTGGCCCTGTCTGGTCTTACCATTGCAGAATATTTCCGTGATGGAGATGGTACTGCAGGTGGTGGTAAAGACATCCTCTTCTTCGTAGATAATATCTTCCGTTTCACCCAGGCAGGTTCCGAAGTATCCGCGCTGTTAGGTCGTATGCCTTCTGCGGTAGGTTACCAGCCAACCCTGGCTACAGAAATGGGCCTGATGCAGGAACGTATCACATCCACTAAAAACGGTTCCATTACCTCCGTACAGGCGGTATACGTACCAGCGGATGACTTGACCGACCCGGCTCCGGCAACTACCTTCTCCCACCTGGATGCGACTACGGTATTGAGCCGTAAGATCGCTGACCTTGGTATCTACCCTGCGGTGGATCCATTGGACTCCACTTCCCGTATCCTTTCTCCGAGCATCATCGGTGAAGCACACTACAACTGTGCACAAAGGGTGAAAATGATCCTCCAGCGCTATAAAGAACTGCAGGACATCATCGCGATCCTGGGTATGGACGAGCTGAGCGAGGAAGATAAACAGACAGTATCACGCGCACGTAAAGTACAGCGTTTCCTGTCTCAGCCTTTCCACGTAGCAGAGCAGTTCACCGGTCTAAAAGGTGTACTGGTTCCGATCGAAGATACCATCAAAGGTTTCAACATGATCATGGACGGCGAAGTAGACGAGTGGCCTGAAGCAGCGTTTAACCTGGTGGGTACTATCGAAGACGCCATCGAGAAAGGTAAAAAACTGCTGGAATCCGCTAAATAA